In Mucilaginibacter boryungensis, a single window of DNA contains:
- a CDS encoding SRPBCC family protein, with product METANTTAITVAATVNAPIAKVWDYWNSPEHITKWCQASPDWHAPFAENDPRTGGKFKTTMAAKDGSFSFDFGGTYSEVTDHQLIAYSMDDGRQVKVVFEDKGDSTKVTETFDPESQNPIEMQRGGWQAILDSFKKYTEEN from the coding sequence ATGGAAACTGCAAATACAACCGCTATTACTGTAGCAGCTACTGTTAACGCACCAATAGCCAAAGTTTGGGATTACTGGAACAGCCCTGAACATATTACCAAATGGTGCCAGGCATCGCCCGATTGGCATGCGCCATTCGCTGAAAACGACCCGCGCACAGGCGGTAAATTTAAAACCACTATGGCCGCTAAAGATGGCAGCTTTAGCTTTGATTTTGGTGGAACCTATAGTGAAGTGACAGACCATCAGTTGATAGCTTACAGTATGGACGATGGCCGCCAGGTAAAAGTAGTTTTTGAAGATAAGGGTGACAGTACTAAAGTAACTGAAACTTTCGACCCGGAAAGCCAAAACCCCATTGAAATGCAGCGCGGGGGCTGGCAGGCTATTTTAGACAGCTTTAAAAAATATACGGAGGAAAATTAA
- a CDS encoding thioredoxin family protein translates to MKLLILLSFLSLFTTLPWLGNFNEATSEATKENKYILINFSGSDWCGPCIRLRKEILETSTFEVYAKDHLVLVRADFPRQKKNQLDKAQVKQNEALADKYNPQGKFPYTLLVDKTGKVIKAWDGFPNESPEKFVTEIAEYAR, encoded by the coding sequence ATGAAACTATTGATATTACTATCCTTTTTGTCTTTGTTTACTACTTTGCCGTGGTTAGGAAACTTTAATGAAGCTACTTCTGAAGCTACAAAAGAAAACAAATATATTCTTATCAATTTCTCCGGTTCCGATTGGTGCGGCCCTTGCATCAGGCTTCGAAAAGAGATACTGGAAACTTCAACTTTTGAAGTCTACGCAAAAGACCACCTGGTTTTAGTACGTGCCGATTTCCCCCGTCAGAAAAAGAACCAACTGGATAAAGCACAGGTAAAGCAAAACGAGGCTTTAGCCGATAAATACAATCCGCAAGGAAAATTCCCATATACGTTATTGGTTGATAAAACCGGCAAAGTGATAAAAGCCTGGGATGGGTTTCCAAATGAATCTCCTGAAAAGTTTGTTACTGAAATAGCTGAGTATGCCCGCTAA
- a CDS encoding undecaprenyl-diphosphate phosphatase has protein sequence MSMFHVIILAIIEGLTEFLPVSSTGHMVLASAIMGIGKDEFVKLFEVVIQLGAILSVVVLYFKRFFRSIDFYFKLVVGVLPAVVVGVLFKKKIDILLESPLVVAFSLLIGGIILLFVDRWFNKPVVKEEKNITYLTALKIGFFQCLAVVPGVSRSAATIVGGMSQKLTRTAAAEFSFFLAVPTMFGATVKELYDFHKNHEHMFTGDQVKFLVVGNVVAFIVAMLAIRTFITFLEKKGFRLFGFYRIIVGIAIIAMYYTGHLVA, from the coding sequence ATGAGTATGTTTCATGTCATTATCCTCGCTATTATTGAGGGGTTGACCGAGTTTTTGCCGGTATCATCAACCGGGCACATGGTTTTAGCCAGCGCCATAATGGGCATTGGTAAAGACGAATTTGTAAAGCTATTCGAGGTGGTGATACAACTAGGCGCTATCCTGTCCGTAGTGGTACTTTACTTCAAACGCTTCTTCCGTTCTATCGATTTTTACTTCAAGTTAGTGGTAGGCGTGCTGCCCGCAGTTGTAGTAGGCGTGCTTTTTAAAAAGAAGATAGATATTTTACTGGAAAGCCCGCTTGTAGTAGCTTTCTCGTTATTAATAGGTGGTATCATTTTACTTTTTGTTGATAGGTGGTTTAATAAACCTGTAGTTAAAGAGGAAAAAAACATCACCTATTTAACAGCTTTAAAAATTGGTTTCTTTCAGTGTTTAGCTGTGGTGCCGGGTGTATCCCGTTCGGCAGCTACTATTGTTGGTGGTATGAGCCAAAAATTAACCCGCACCGCTGCCGCCGAATTCTCATTCTTTTTAGCGGTACCGACTATGTTTGGTGCGACTGTAAAAGAGCTTTATGATTTTCACAAAAACCACGAACACATGTTCACCGGCGACCAGGTAAAATTCCTGGTAGTAGGCAACGTGGTGGCATTTATAGTGGCCATGCTGGCTATCCGTACATTTATTACCTTTCTTGAGAAGAAAGGTTTCAGGTTATTCGGCTTTTACCGCATTATTGTAGGTATAGCCATTATAGCCATGTATTATACCGGGCATTTAGTTGCATAG
- a CDS encoding DUF6807 domain-containing protein produces MNNIKKAGLAIIATAFSAIAIAQTAQPVLIIKSKKNKSIDVLIGGKLFTSFLYPDTLEKPVLFPLHAANGTIVTRSFPLDARVGDPTDHPHHIGLWFNFENLNGLDFWNNSYAIPAAKKSQYGWVRTDKVLETKNGNVGVLAYHANWTNQAKDVILEETTRFEFSGDANQRIIDRTTTLKADKDAVFNDAKDGLLGLRLAHELQIPTKQDQKFTDDKGNVTIVKGGTDNIPNGNYLTSAGKTGDDVWSTRGVWCKVFGKMSADSVSIAIIDHPQNPNYPTFWHARGYGLFAANPLGEKIFTNGKSAKNLTLKKGESVTFKYRIVITNGSSTISASQLNTMAAVFGKK; encoded by the coding sequence ATGAACAACATTAAAAAAGCAGGGTTAGCAATAATTGCAACCGCGTTCTCTGCAATTGCTATAGCGCAAACAGCGCAGCCGGTGCTTATCATAAAATCAAAAAAAAATAAAAGTATAGATGTATTAATAGGCGGTAAACTGTTTACCAGTTTCCTGTATCCTGATACCCTGGAGAAACCTGTGTTATTTCCCCTGCATGCGGCTAATGGCACCATAGTTACCCGCAGTTTCCCGCTTGATGCCAGGGTGGGCGACCCCACCGATCACCCGCATCATATTGGGCTATGGTTCAATTTTGAGAACCTGAACGGGCTGGATTTTTGGAATAACAGTTACGCCATCCCGGCAGCTAAAAAAAGTCAGTACGGTTGGGTGCGTACGGATAAAGTGCTGGAAACTAAAAATGGCAACGTTGGTGTATTGGCCTACCATGCCAACTGGACAAACCAGGCAAAGGACGTAATACTGGAAGAAACTACCCGCTTTGAATTTAGCGGCGATGCCAATCAACGTATTATAGACCGCACTACTACATTAAAGGCCGATAAAGATGCTGTTTTTAACGATGCAAAGGATGGTTTGCTTGGCTTACGCTTAGCGCATGAATTGCAGATACCGACCAAACAAGACCAGAAGTTTACTGATGACAAAGGCAATGTAACCATAGTGAAAGGCGGCACAGATAATATCCCTAATGGTAATTATTTAACCAGCGCCGGCAAAACCGGCGACGATGTCTGGAGCACCCGCGGCGTATGGTGTAAAGTGTTCGGAAAAATGAGTGCCGATTCAGTAAGTATTGCTATTATAGATCATCCACAAAACCCTAACTATCCTACCTTTTGGCATGCGCGCGGTTACGGTCTGTTTGCCGCTAATCCATTAGGAGAAAAGATATTTACCAATGGTAAATCAGCCAAAAACCTTACTTTAAAGAAAGGCGAATCTGTTACATTTAAATACAGGATTGTAATAACAAATGGCAGCAGTACAATTAGTGCTTCACAATTGAACACAATGGCTGCCGTGTTTGGCAAAAAATAA
- a CDS encoding DUF5655 domain-containing protein codes for MIPGEEKQLAEFLAGKSEQTLMLFNYFITHFNNLGDIIVEPTKTMIGISNSNKRIAWITQLGKNFVHVVFPFKQEYPDNLCFQKIAQVPDQNQFNHHFRMYFPDDINEEVLSYMAMAYAEEK; via the coding sequence GTGATACCCGGAGAAGAAAAACAATTAGCTGAATTTTTAGCAGGCAAAAGTGAGCAAACATTGATGCTGTTCAATTATTTTATTACCCATTTTAACAATCTCGGCGATATTATTGTAGAACCGACAAAAACCATGATAGGCATATCTAACAGCAATAAGCGCATTGCCTGGATTACGCAATTGGGTAAAAATTTTGTGCATGTGGTGTTTCCGTTTAAACAAGAATATCCTGATAACCTGTGCTTTCAAAAGATAGCACAAGTTCCTGATCAAAATCAATTTAATCACCATTTCAGGATGTACTTTCCGGATGATATAAACGAGGAGGTACTAAGCTATATGGCCATGGCTTATGCTGAAGAAAAATAA
- a CDS encoding FAD:protein FMN transferase: MPANVLNKTAVYKRAMRLMGNRFEISVVADDAGWANARIDDAVGEIQRIEKLLTTFSEDSQTNAINRNAGLQPVKVDREVFDLIARSIKISSITQGAFDITYGSIGKSLWNFDMGMTALPDAATARNAVRLINFRNVVLDAENCTVYLREKGMRIGFGGIGKGYAADRARMILKQAGVESGVVNASGDLTAWGLQPNEQKWTIGIANPDREGEALSYMSISDLSVATSGNYEKFVVIDGKKYSHTIDPCTGLPVSGIKSVTIITTNAEIADAMATPVTIMGVRAGLDMINQLKDIEAVIIDDYNNVYTSDNIHLK, encoded by the coding sequence ATGCCCGCTAACGTATTAAACAAAACGGCTGTTTACAAACGTGCTATGCGTTTAATGGGTAACCGCTTTGAAATAAGCGTAGTTGCCGATGATGCTGGTTGGGCTAACGCCCGGATTGATGATGCCGTAGGTGAAATTCAGCGTATTGAGAAATTACTGACCACCTTTAGCGAGGATAGCCAAACCAATGCAATAAACCGCAATGCGGGTTTACAGCCTGTAAAAGTTGACCGTGAAGTGTTTGATCTGATAGCCCGATCTATTAAAATATCGTCAATTACACAAGGCGCATTTGACATCACCTACGGTTCTATTGGTAAGAGTTTATGGAATTTTGATATGGGCATGACAGCCTTGCCCGATGCCGCGACGGCGCGCAACGCCGTACGGCTTATCAATTTCCGTAATGTAGTTTTAGATGCTGAAAATTGTACAGTTTACCTGCGTGAAAAAGGAATGCGCATTGGTTTTGGTGGAATAGGTAAAGGGTATGCGGCCGACCGCGCCAGGATGATATTAAAACAAGCAGGCGTTGAAAGCGGCGTGGTTAATGCTTCGGGCGACCTAACAGCCTGGGGGTTGCAGCCAAACGAGCAAAAGTGGACTATTGGTATTGCCAATCCCGATAGAGAAGGAGAGGCCTTATCGTATATGTCTATCTCAGATTTGTCTGTAGCAACATCGGGTAATTATGAGAAGTTTGTAGTGATAGACGGTAAAAAATATTCGCACACTATTGATCCCTGCACCGGATTACCTGTTAGCGGGATAAAAAGTGTGACGATAATTACCACCAATGCCGAAATTGCCGATGCCATGGCTACGCCGGTCACCATTATGGGTGTGCGTGCCGGGCTGGATATGATCAATCAGTTGAAGGACATTGAAGCCGTGATCATTGACGACTATAATAACGTATATACATCAGATAACATCCATCTTAAATAA
- a CDS encoding DUF3098 domain-containing protein, which yields MAQKYTRPATAAKTTTDNEHVNFLYDKSNYTILGISVLIVAIGFVIMTGTTDIYSTAKIVIAPIVVLAGFGLGFYALLKKPSTKAEDKA from the coding sequence ATGGCACAAAAATATACCAGGCCTGCAACGGCTGCAAAAACCACTACCGATAACGAACATGTAAACTTCCTGTACGATAAAAGCAACTATACTATTTTAGGCATCAGTGTACTAATAGTAGCCATCGGTTTTGTGATCATGACGGGTACTACCGATATTTATAGTACCGCTAAAATTGTAATTGCACCAATAGTTGTATTAGCAGGCTTCGGTCTTGGCTTTTACGCGCTGTTAAAAAAACCCTCAACCAAAGCCGAAGATAAAGCATGA
- a CDS encoding DUF4266 domain-containing protein, whose amino-acid sequence MIKPLMKLLACLAFMASLTSCVHLKEYQKNRINDAEMALSNRKAERNELNFQSYLEASSGANAGKTGGGCGCN is encoded by the coding sequence ATGATAAAGCCATTGATGAAACTATTAGCCTGCCTGGCGTTTATGGCATCGCTTACATCGTGCGTGCATTTAAAGGAATATCAAAAAAACCGCATTAACGATGCGGAAATGGCGCTGTCAAATCGCAAAGCTGAAAGAAATGAACTCAATTTCCAATCGTACCTTGAAGCATCGTCAGGCGCTAATGCCGGTAAAACCGGTGGTGGTTGTGGTTGTAATTAA
- a CDS encoding ABC transporter ATP-binding protein translates to MKDELILETIAITKNFFGNKSSGVNNITLFIPRGKITGIVGESGSGKTTLLNLLAGKMVPDSGDVFFHQELLPDRENARQEVHRSIKFLTQDHYEMDLNATVWENVKAGLSESDLHYETKKITEALNTWSIQHLHDQVFNKLSGGEKQRVTIAKALISLPEVLLLDEPFNQVDARYREGLQQDIRNIVTKQGVTAILVSHDPAELLSMADQLIVIKEGEIVESGSAEELYSEPKLLYTALILASSTQLTAAQAKVCGITSRRGNVVIYAEDIKVSKGLTNSWVVNKVLFKGIYEELIVECQKVQIRVLNMAKGKYKVSDKVSISVRRYHEFGKFTR, encoded by the coding sequence ATGAAAGATGAATTGATACTGGAAACGATAGCCATTACTAAAAATTTTTTCGGCAATAAATCTTCCGGTGTTAATAACATAACCCTGTTTATTCCGCGCGGAAAAATTACGGGTATTGTAGGCGAAAGCGGCAGCGGTAAAACTACTTTACTTAACCTGCTGGCCGGTAAAATGGTACCAGATTCGGGTGATGTATTTTTTCATCAGGAATTATTACCCGACCGCGAAAATGCACGCCAGGAAGTACACCGTTCCATTAAATTCCTAACTCAGGACCATTATGAAATGGACTTGAACGCCACCGTTTGGGAAAATGTAAAGGCGGGACTATCGGAAAGCGACCTGCATTATGAAACCAAGAAAATTACGGAGGCCTTAAACACCTGGAGTATACAACACCTGCATGACCAGGTTTTCAACAAACTTAGCGGCGGTGAAAAGCAGCGGGTTACTATTGCTAAAGCATTGATAAGCTTACCAGAGGTTTTATTGCTCGATGAACCTTTTAACCAGGTAGATGCCCGTTATCGCGAAGGCCTGCAACAGGATATCCGAAATATTGTAACCAAACAAGGCGTTACTGCTATCCTGGTATCGCACGACCCGGCTGAATTACTGAGTATGGCCGATCAGCTGATCGTAATTAAGGAAGGTGAAATAGTAGAAAGCGGCAGCGCTGAAGAATTATACAGCGAACCCAAATTACTTTATACGGCATTAATACTTGCCAGCAGTACCCAGCTTACAGCAGCACAGGCTAAAGTTTGCGGTATCACATCGCGCCGGGGCAATGTAGTTATATATGCCGAAGATATTAAAGTAAGCAAGGGCCTTACCAATAGCTGGGTAGTGAATAAAGTATTGTTCAAAGGTATTTATGAGGAACTAATAGTTGAATGCCAAAAAGTACAGATCCGAGTATTGAACATGGCCAAGGGTAAATACAAAGTTAGTGATAAGGTAAGTATCAGTGTACGCCGGTATCATGAGTTTGGGAAATTTACGAGGTAA
- a CDS encoding Gfo/Idh/MocA family protein, with amino-acid sequence MEKSRRTFIRQATLAGAGVLLTKTSWSAKSYNRIIGANDRVRVGVVGFSDRHRSSHIPSFMNHYKELNFEVVGVSDIWKRRREEGAAIWKEKMQNDVKAFRNNEELYDSKMVDAVFISTADFQHARHCIEAVKAGCDAYVEKPFAETMEDNRAALKAVKETGKIVQIGSQRRSGANYHAANEFIKSGKFGPITMVELTWNVNQPGRWRRPELLGVLKEADTDWKRFIMNRPYEPFDPRKYLEYRLFWPYSSGLPGQWMSHQIDTVHWFTGLKHPRSVVANGGIYQWKDGRKNWDTILAAFDYGPLDDMSTGFQVTFGSRMHNGDEHPAEIYYSNGGELNLITNKISPKGGLTEKMAAAMGMKANLLPEISLKNTEAVVVSANTGGDALTSNHVRNWMECVRSRKQPNAPVEAGYSHSIANIMTNAAVHTGYKATFDEKTQEVMANGKVFKY; translated from the coding sequence ATGGAAAAATCTCGCCGCACTTTTATCAGGCAGGCCACATTGGCCGGAGCCGGTGTATTGCTCACCAAAACCAGTTGGAGCGCTAAAAGCTATAACCGTATTATTGGGGCTAATGACAGGGTGCGGGTAGGGGTAGTCGGCTTTTCCGACAGGCACCGCAGTTCGCACATCCCCAGTTTTATGAACCATTATAAAGAGTTGAACTTTGAAGTAGTTGGAGTGTCCGACATCTGGAAGCGCCGCCGGGAAGAAGGCGCGGCTATTTGGAAAGAGAAGATGCAAAACGATGTGAAAGCCTTCCGTAATAATGAAGAGCTTTATGATAGCAAAATGGTTGACGCAGTGTTTATCAGCACAGCCGATTTTCAGCATGCCCGCCATTGCATAGAGGCGGTAAAAGCCGGTTGCGATGCGTATGTAGAAAAACCGTTTGCCGAAACCATGGAAGATAACCGTGCTGCCTTGAAAGCTGTGAAAGAAACGGGTAAAATTGTGCAGATTGGGTCGCAACGCCGTAGCGGGGCCAACTATCATGCCGCCAATGAGTTTATAAAATCGGGCAAGTTTGGGCCGATAACCATGGTAGAATTAACCTGGAACGTAAACCAGCCGGGGCGCTGGCGCAGGCCCGAACTGTTGGGCGTGCTAAAAGAAGCTGATACAGATTGGAAGCGTTTTATTATGAACCGCCCCTACGAGCCGTTTGATCCCCGTAAATACCTGGAATACCGTTTATTTTGGCCTTATTCATCGGGATTACCGGGCCAGTGGATGAGCCACCAAATTGATACCGTACACTGGTTTACAGGGTTAAAACATCCACGCAGTGTGGTAGCCAATGGTGGTATATACCAATGGAAAGATGGCCGTAAAAACTGGGATACTATTTTAGCGGCCTTTGATTACGGCCCGCTGGATGATATGTCTACCGGCTTCCAGGTAACGTTCGGCTCACGTATGCATAATGGCGATGAACACCCGGCCGAGATATATTACAGCAATGGTGGCGAGCTAAACCTGATCACCAATAAAATATCGCCTAAAGGCGGCCTGACCGAGAAGATGGCGGCAGCTATGGGCATGAAGGCCAATCTGTTGCCGGAGATCAGCTTGAAAAACACCGAAGCGGTAGTAGTATCGGCTAATACCGGCGGCGATGCCCTGACATCTAACCATGTGCGCAACTGGATGGAATGTGTACGCAGCCGCAAGCAACCCAATGCTCCGGTTGAGGCAGGTTACAGCCACTCTATAGCCAATATCATGACTAACGCCGCTGTGCACACCGGATACAAAGCCACATTTGATGAAAAGACACAGGAAGTAATGGCCAATGGTAAAGTGTTTAAATATTAA
- a CDS encoding DUF3570 domain-containing protein — MKKVYLSALGFAFLCRVNAYAQLKSSVNVTKPTFTVSAPAKADTTNYESRQLKIDEINLVSSYYDQTGEHSAITGGIGTQKVSDISNGLNINLVWWGNTNKNTLNVGMGLDHHTSASSAYVTTTGQGKQDGSRVYPSLDWTTENQAKGTSFGLGSYYSGEYNYKSFGADMHFSLKTKDRTGEFSAKFQAYLDKVVMIYPSELVTALSPPAPAGSTYITTASGNRVLSVNGKRSSESSLATSPRNTYTASFAWNQIINSRLQVSLLGDVVQQTGFLSLPYHRVYFNNGKDTIERLPSSRFKLPLGFRLNYFAGDNIILRTYYRYYTDSWDTRSNTANIEIAYKVSPFFSISPFYRYYTQTAAKYFAPYKATPPTATYFSSNYELAAFNSNFFGAGIRLAPPKGVGGWQHLHDIELRYGHYTQTTNLASDVISVALGFK, encoded by the coding sequence ATGAAAAAAGTATATTTATCTGCACTGGGTTTTGCATTTCTATGCCGCGTTAACGCCTATGCCCAGCTAAAAAGCAGCGTTAATGTTACCAAGCCGACATTTACAGTTAGCGCGCCAGCTAAAGCCGACACTACCAATTACGAAAGCAGGCAATTAAAAATTGATGAAATAAATTTAGTCTCCAGTTATTACGACCAAACTGGCGAACACTCGGCTATAACCGGCGGTATCGGTACCCAAAAGGTATCTGATATTTCTAACGGTTTGAATATAAACCTGGTTTGGTGGGGCAACACTAACAAGAATACCTTAAATGTAGGTATGGGGTTAGATCATCATACCTCGGCATCATCGGCCTATGTCACCACAACAGGTCAGGGTAAACAGGATGGTAGCCGCGTTTATCCATCGTTAGACTGGACTACCGAAAACCAGGCCAAAGGCACAAGCTTTGGATTGGGTAGTTACTATTCGGGCGAGTATAATTATAAGTCATTTGGTGCGGATATGCACTTTTCATTAAAAACTAAAGACCGCACGGGTGAGTTTAGTGCTAAATTCCAGGCTTATTTGGATAAGGTAGTAATGATCTATCCATCTGAGTTGGTAACAGCTTTAAGCCCGCCGGCACCTGCAGGCTCTACCTATATTACTACGGCCAGCGGTAACCGCGTATTATCTGTAAATGGCAAACGTAGTTCAGAATCAAGCCTTGCAACCAGTCCGCGTAATACTTATACCGCTTCTTTCGCGTGGAACCAGATCATTAATTCAAGGTTACAAGTTTCATTATTGGGTGATGTGGTTCAGCAGACCGGCTTTTTAAGCTTGCCTTACCACCGCGTGTACTTTAATAATGGCAAGGATACTATTGAAAGGCTGCCATCATCGCGCTTTAAACTTCCCTTAGGTTTCAGGCTAAATTATTTTGCCGGTGATAATATCATTTTGCGCACCTACTATCGTTACTATACCGATAGCTGGGATACCCGTTCAAATACCGCTAATATCGAGATTGCATATAAGGTATCACCATTCTTTTCGATATCCCCTTTTTACCGGTATTATACTCAAACTGCTGCTAAGTATTTTGCACCTTATAAAGCTACCCCGCCAACAGCAACTTATTTCTCCAGCAATTATGAGTTAGCCGCGTTTAACAGTAACTTTTTTGGCGCTGGTATCAGGTTAGCTCCTCCCAAAGGTGTGGGTGGCTGGCAGCATCTGCATGATATTGAATTGCGTTATGGGCATTATACCCAAACTACAAATTTGGCCTCGGATGTAATTTCCGTGGCACTTGGGTTTAAATAA
- a CDS encoding cell division protein FtsX encodes MEEFEESDSAKKTKTIYISTVFGIAMVLLMVGLLGLILVHANNLSKYVKENIVVNIFVDESAREADVQQLQHQLEGNPMVKQALYVSKELAARNLQKDLGTDFVQFLGYNPLSQSVDVYLKAEYANNKDITHFKNELLKNPLVKEVKYQQSLVDKMNENLASITLVILVFAGIFVVVSVGLINNTIRLAIYSQRFLIKSMQLVGATRSFIRKPFLLYGIWHGLLGALIAIIILMGTLYLANKTLPELVVLQNYAEFGLVFLVVIGLGIFISGLSTYLAVSKFLRSKTMSLYR; translated from the coding sequence ATGGAAGAATTTGAAGAAAGCGATTCAGCTAAAAAAACCAAGACCATCTACATATCAACTGTGTTTGGTATCGCTATGGTTTTACTAATGGTAGGCTTGTTAGGGTTAATACTGGTGCACGCCAATAACCTGTCTAAATACGTTAAAGAAAATATCGTGGTCAATATTTTTGTTGACGAAAGCGCACGCGAAGCCGATGTACAACAGTTACAACATCAGCTGGAAGGTAACCCAATGGTAAAGCAGGCCTTGTATGTTAGTAAAGAACTGGCCGCACGCAACCTCCAAAAAGATCTGGGTACCGACTTTGTGCAGTTTTTAGGCTATAACCCCCTATCGCAATCGGTAGATGTTTATCTGAAAGCGGAGTATGCTAACAACAAAGACATTACCCACTTTAAAAATGAATTGCTGAAAAATCCATTAGTTAAAGAAGTAAAATACCAACAGTCGCTGGTTGATAAAATGAACGAGAACCTGGCTTCAATTACCCTGGTTATACTTGTTTTTGCCGGTATATTTGTAGTAGTATCAGTTGGGTTGATTAACAATACCATCAGACTGGCTATTTATTCGCAAAGGTTCCTTATCAAATCAATGCAATTAGTGGGAGCTACACGGTCGTTCATCCGCAAACCCTTCTTATTATATGGTATATGGCATGGCCTGCTGGGCGCGCTTATAGCCATTATTATTTTAATGGGGACTTTATACTTAGCCAACAAAACCCTGCCCGAACTTGTAGTACTACAAAACTATGCAGAGTTTGGCCTTGTATTTTTAGTGGTGATAGGCCTGGGCATTTTTATATCCGGTTTAAGCACTTACCTGGCGGTTAGCAAATTCTTACGATCAAAAACAATGAGTTTATACAGATAA
- a CDS encoding tetratricopeptide repeat protein: protein MFFHGNFPYYFTVALQVLCVIHCLRRGKQNWIWLIIFLPLVGCVVYLIMEIIPSSRVRAPRVDVGAIINPGGKIKKLEENLRFTDTFNNRIILADAYLETGQTDKAIELYENSLTGAFSENEHVLTQLIIAYYKQERYADAIKMAGKIYHNPQFLRSQAHLFYAMSLESVGEQDKAEAEFKAMQGRYSYYEQRYQYGMFLLRNNRDEDAGKVFATMLEEEPHLSSMERKSARAWCAKAKAELKAIA from the coding sequence ATGTTTTTCCATGGTAATTTCCCCTATTACTTTACTGTTGCCTTGCAGGTGCTTTGTGTAATACATTGTTTAAGGCGGGGAAAGCAGAACTGGATATGGCTAATTATATTTTTACCACTGGTGGGATGCGTGGTATATCTTATTATGGAGATAATCCCATCAAGCCGGGTAAGGGCGCCAAGGGTTGATGTAGGTGCAATAATTAACCCGGGCGGGAAAATAAAAAAACTGGAAGAAAACCTGCGATTTACCGACACTTTTAACAACCGCATAATATTGGCAGATGCCTATCTTGAAACCGGCCAAACCGATAAGGCTATTGAGTTGTATGAAAACAGCCTAACCGGGGCGTTTTCTGAAAATGAGCACGTGCTGACGCAACTGATTATTGCATATTACAAACAGGAACGTTATGCTGATGCAATAAAGATGGCTGGCAAAATATACCACAACCCTCAGTTTTTACGCTCACAAGCACATTTATTTTATGCCATGTCGTTAGAAAGCGTGGGCGAACAGGACAAAGCCGAGGCTGAATTTAAAGCTATGCAGGGGCGCTATTCATACTACGAGCAGCGCTACCAATACGGTATGTTTCTTTTACGAAATAACCGCGACGAAGACGCCGGGAAGGTTTTTGCTACCATGTTAGAAGAAGAACCTCATTTAAGTTCAATGGAGCGCAAAAGCGCTCGTGCCTGGTGCGCTAAGGCAAAGGCGGAGTTAAAAGCTATAGCCTGA